One window from the genome of Acuticoccus sp. I52.16.1 encodes:
- a CDS encoding pyridoxal phosphate-dependent aminotransferase: MRYASITDRLRGLGSGKWAVHFEARRRAEAGDAIIELTIGEPDIPPEDDLLDVCSASMHAGRTGYGIGGGADPELAEAIAAKYSRRTGRTILPANVLAFPGTQTALYASMMGLAERGDEVLVGDPLYATYAGVIGAAGAEMRTVALHAANGFHMRAEDLERAITPRSRVVLLNSPHNPTGAILTRPEIEAIGEVCRRHDLWIVCDEVYEELIFEGRFVSPFDLPELAERSVALSSISKSHAAPGFRSGWAVGPAEFCARLLPVSETMLFGNQPFIADMTTYALTEPSPTAATLRETYKRRAELVADRLEGSGLAPLMPDAGMFILVDVSGVGMGGEAFAWAALDKGVAVMPGASFGEQAKDFIRISLTVPDEDLAEACGRLAEMARAPRTERQIA, from the coding sequence ATGCGATATGCATCGATCACGGACAGGCTTCGCGGTCTCGGATCCGGCAAGTGGGCCGTGCATTTCGAAGCACGACGACGCGCTGAGGCCGGCGACGCGATCATAGAATTGACCATCGGCGAGCCCGACATTCCTCCGGAGGACGACCTGCTCGACGTGTGCAGCGCCTCGATGCACGCCGGGCGCACCGGCTACGGCATCGGCGGCGGGGCCGATCCGGAGCTCGCCGAGGCGATCGCCGCGAAATATTCGCGCCGCACCGGCCGCACGATCCTGCCCGCCAACGTGCTCGCCTTCCCCGGCACGCAGACCGCGCTCTACGCCTCGATGATGGGCCTTGCCGAGCGCGGCGACGAGGTGCTCGTGGGCGACCCGCTCTACGCCACCTATGCCGGCGTGATCGGCGCGGCGGGGGCGGAGATGCGCACTGTCGCCCTGCACGCGGCGAACGGCTTCCACATGCGTGCCGAGGACCTGGAGCGGGCGATCACGCCGCGTTCGCGGGTCGTGCTCCTCAACTCGCCGCACAACCCGACCGGGGCGATCCTGACACGGCCGGAGATCGAGGCGATCGGCGAGGTGTGCCGGCGACACGACCTGTGGATCGTGTGCGACGAGGTGTACGAGGAGCTGATCTTCGAGGGCCGGTTCGTCTCGCCGTTCGACCTGCCGGAGCTGGCGGAGCGCTCGGTGGCGTTGTCGTCGATCTCCAAGTCGCATGCGGCGCCCGGCTTCCGGTCGGGCTGGGCGGTCGGGCCGGCGGAGTTCTGCGCCCGGCTGCTGCCGGTGTCGGAGACGATGCTGTTCGGCAATCAGCCCTTCATCGCCGACATGACCACCTACGCGCTCACCGAGCCGTCGCCGACCGCGGCGACCTTGCGCGAGACCTACAAGCGCCGGGCCGAGCTGGTGGCCGACCGGCTGGAGGGCTCGGGCCTGGCGCCGCTGATGCCGGACGCGGGCATGTTCATTCTGGTCGACGTGTCCGGCGTCGGGATGGGCGGCGAGGCCTTCGCCTGGGCCGCGCTCGACAAGGGGGTCGCGGTGATGCCGGGCGCCTCGTTCGGCGAACAGGCGAAGGACTTCATCCGCATCAGCCTCACCGTTCCGGACGAGGACCTCGCCGAGGCGTGCGGCCGCCTCGCCGAGATGGCCCGCGCGCCGCGCACCGAGCGGCAGATCGCCTGA
- a CDS encoding ABC transporter permease produces MDIFSLLAFGPDGWGDELLAGVKITLALAFVTAPLALVAGFLLALARRSGNPLLRIPATVFATVFKGLPELITLFIVYYGVAMLLRWFVALFTDAYVTMPAFLSGVVALGAVSASFASEVFMGALGGVPRGQLEAADALGLGRWATMRKVMLPQVMRLALPGLSNLWLVLLKDTALVSVLALPDLLRRTFIAVGATKEPFFFFAVAMAIYFVISMISSGVLALLEARYSRAYAR; encoded by the coding sequence ATGGACATCTTCTCATTGCTCGCCTTCGGGCCGGACGGATGGGGCGACGAACTTCTCGCCGGCGTCAAAATCACGTTGGCGCTGGCATTCGTGACGGCCCCGCTGGCGCTCGTCGCCGGCTTCCTGCTCGCCCTCGCCCGTCGATCCGGCAATCCGCTGCTGCGCATCCCGGCCACCGTCTTCGCCACCGTCTTCAAGGGTCTGCCGGAGCTGATCACGCTCTTCATCGTCTACTACGGCGTGGCGATGCTGCTACGCTGGTTCGTCGCTCTCTTCACCGACGCGTACGTCACGATGCCGGCCTTCCTCTCCGGCGTCGTCGCGCTGGGCGCGGTCTCCGCCTCGTTCGCCTCCGAGGTGTTCATGGGCGCGTTGGGCGGGGTGCCGCGGGGTCAGCTGGAGGCGGCCGACGCGCTCGGCCTCGGCCGCTGGGCGACGATGCGCAAGGTGATGCTGCCGCAGGTGATGCGCCTCGCGCTGCCGGGCCTGTCCAATCTGTGGCTGGTGCTGCTCAAGGATACCGCGCTGGTCTCGGTCCTCGCGCTGCCGGACCTGTTGCGCCGCACCTTCATCGCCGTGGGCGCCACCAAGGAGCCGTTCTTCTTCTTCGCCGTCGCGATGGCGATCTACTTCGTCATCTCGATGATCTCCTCGGGCGTCCTCGCCCTCCTCGAGGCGCGCTACAGCCGCGCCTACGCCCGATGA
- a CDS encoding ABC transporter permease, translating to MNEILPKMLAEYGDDLLDGFVVTLQLVGLSVGIGAVLGCFVAAWRMSKNRLVRWVTWFYTNLFRGTPLLAQLFLIYYGAGQFSGFWRDVGLWWFLRDPFNCAVLAFILNTAAYQGEIFRGAVKAVPAGQWEAGAALGLSKRITFRKIILPQTAMIALRPFGNEIILMIKGSAVASVVTVYDLLGETRLIYSDTFRFDVYFYAAALYLVLVETLRQVWNLLEKRLTRHLAPTRTSSAKRPLEPSAMGAA from the coding sequence ATGAACGAGATCCTGCCGAAAATGCTCGCCGAGTACGGCGACGACCTCCTCGACGGGTTCGTCGTCACCTTGCAGCTCGTCGGCCTGTCGGTCGGCATCGGCGCGGTGCTGGGGTGCTTCGTCGCGGCGTGGCGGATGTCCAAGAACCGCCTCGTGCGGTGGGTGACGTGGTTCTACACCAACCTCTTCCGCGGCACGCCGCTGCTGGCGCAGCTCTTCCTGATCTACTACGGCGCCGGGCAGTTCTCCGGCTTCTGGCGGGACGTCGGGCTGTGGTGGTTCCTGCGCGACCCGTTCAACTGTGCGGTGCTCGCCTTCATCCTCAACACCGCCGCCTACCAGGGCGAGATCTTCCGCGGCGCGGTGAAGGCGGTCCCGGCGGGGCAATGGGAGGCGGGCGCGGCGCTGGGGCTCTCCAAGCGGATCACCTTCCGCAAGATCATCCTGCCGCAGACCGCGATGATCGCGTTGCGCCCCTTCGGCAACGAGATCATCCTCATGATCAAGGGCTCGGCCGTCGCCTCCGTGGTGACCGTGTACGACCTGCTGGGCGAAACGCGCCTGATCTACTCCGACACCTTCCGCTTCGACGTGTACTTCTACGCCGCCGCGCTCTACCTCGTGTTGGTGGAGACGCTGCGCCAAGTCTGGAACCTCCTGGAGAAGCGCCTCACCCGCCACCTCGCGCCGACGCGCACCTCGTCCGCCAAACGACCATTGGAGCCGAGCGCCATGGGCGCCGCATGA
- a CDS encoding PLP-dependent aspartate aminotransferase family protein has product MTDRPDTARPDALRRETIAAHANGQHDAATGGVVGAWQPSTTFVRDAAYRTPASGDVYRRPHSPTTREAEAVIAALEGAEDAALFASGLAAMAALMRAAGGPRVAVQRGSYYGTQVLGERLADGAPITFDGASLESLAETVATRRPALVIIETPSNPFLDVIDIAEAARIAHAAGALLAVDSTTATPIHTRPLEHGADIVVHSATKALNGHSDVLAGALVPGHGGRVLFDAALDTRAKEGCVLSPFDAWLLTRGMRTVALRVREASRNALHLAQWLAAHPKVTTVRYPGLPTHPGHAVAAAQMDGGFGGLLSFDVAGGADAALGLAGRLRLIARATSLGGVETLIEHRHSIEPAATDMPPGLLRLAVGIEAVEDLVADLDQALAEVP; this is encoded by the coding sequence ATGACCGACCGACCCGATACCGCCCGACCCGACGCACTGCGCCGTGAGACCATCGCCGCCCACGCCAACGGCCAGCACGACGCGGCGACCGGCGGCGTGGTCGGCGCCTGGCAACCCTCGACCACCTTCGTGCGCGACGCCGCCTACCGAACCCCCGCCTCCGGCGACGTCTATCGCCGCCCGCACAGTCCCACGACGCGCGAGGCCGAGGCGGTCATCGCCGCCCTGGAGGGGGCGGAGGACGCCGCGCTCTTCGCCTCCGGCCTCGCCGCGATGGCAGCGTTGATGCGGGCCGCGGGCGGGCCCCGCGTCGCCGTGCAGCGCGGCTCGTACTACGGCACCCAGGTCCTGGGCGAGCGCCTGGCGGACGGCGCCCCGATCACCTTCGACGGTGCCTCGCTGGAGAGCCTCGCCGAGACGGTCGCCACCCGCCGCCCGGCCCTCGTCATCATCGAGACGCCCTCCAACCCCTTCCTCGACGTGATCGACATCGCCGAGGCCGCGCGCATCGCGCACGCCGCGGGCGCGCTGCTGGCGGTCGACTCCACCACCGCGACGCCGATCCACACCCGCCCGCTGGAGCACGGGGCCGACATCGTCGTCCACTCCGCCACCAAGGCGCTCAACGGTCACTCGGACGTGCTGGCCGGCGCGCTGGTCCCCGGCCATGGCGGGCGCGTCCTGTTCGACGCGGCGCTCGACACACGCGCCAAGGAGGGCTGCGTCCTGAGCCCGTTCGACGCCTGGCTGCTGACGCGCGGCATGCGGACCGTGGCGCTGCGCGTGCGCGAGGCGTCGCGCAACGCGCTCCACCTCGCCCAATGGCTCGCGGCGCATCCGAAGGTGACGACGGTGCGCTATCCCGGCCTTCCGACGCACCCCGGCCACGCCGTCGCGGCGGCGCAGATGGACGGCGGGTTCGGCGGCCTCCTGTCGTTCGACGTCGCCGGCGGCGCGGACGCCGCACTCGGCCTCGCCGGGCGGCTGAGGCTCATCGCGCGGGCGACGTCGCTCGGCGGCGTCGAGACCCTGATCGAGCATCGCCACTCGATCGAGCCCGCCGCCACCGACATGCCGCCGGGGCTGTTGCGCCTCGCCGTCGGCATCGAGGCGGTCGAAGACCTCGTCGCCGATCTCGATCAGGCCTTGGCCGAGGTGCCCTGA
- a CDS encoding NAD(P)-dependent oxidoreductase, with protein MANVAFLGLGVMGYPMAGHLAKGGHTVTVYNRTTEKAKAWAEAFGGAYKETPAEAAAGQDFVFCCVGNDDDLRSVTIAEGGAFAAVEKGAVFIDNTTASAEVARELGDAAKAAGFDFLDAPVSGGQAGAENGALTVMVGGDQTVFDKAKPVIDCYAKMVGLMGPTGAGQLTKMVNQTCIAGLVQGLAEGIHFAKSAGLDIEKVISVISKGAAGSWQMENRWKTMDADEYNHGFAVDWMRKDLHIVLEEARRNGSRMPVTALVDQFYGDVQKMGGGRYDTSALLARLERS; from the coding sequence ATGGCGAACGTCGCATTTCTGGGCCTAGGCGTGATGGGTTACCCGATGGCCGGGCACCTGGCGAAGGGCGGCCACACGGTCACGGTCTACAATCGCACCACCGAGAAGGCCAAGGCGTGGGCCGAGGCGTTCGGCGGCGCCTACAAGGAGACGCCCGCCGAGGCCGCCGCGGGCCAGGACTTCGTGTTCTGCTGCGTCGGCAACGACGACGACCTGCGCTCGGTCACGATCGCCGAAGGCGGGGCCTTCGCCGCCGTCGAGAAAGGCGCCGTCTTCATCGACAACACCACCGCCTCGGCCGAGGTCGCGCGCGAGCTGGGCGACGCCGCCAAGGCCGCCGGGTTCGACTTCCTCGACGCGCCGGTGTCCGGCGGCCAGGCCGGCGCCGAGAACGGCGCGCTCACCGTCATGGTCGGCGGCGATCAGACCGTCTTCGACAAGGCCAAGCCGGTGATCGACTGCTACGCCAAGATGGTCGGCCTGATGGGGCCGACCGGCGCCGGGCAGCTGACCAAGATGGTCAACCAGACCTGCATCGCCGGCCTCGTCCAGGGCCTCGCCGAGGGCATCCACTTCGCCAAGTCCGCCGGGCTCGACATCGAGAAGGTGATCTCCGTGATCTCCAAGGGCGCCGCCGGCTCCTGGCAGATGGAGAACCGCTGGAAGACGATGGACGCCGACGAGTACAACCACGGCTTCGCGGTCGACTGGATGCGCAAGGACCTGCACATCGTCCTGGAAGAGGCGCGCCGCAACGGCTCGCGCATGCCGGTGACCGCGCTGGTCGACCAGTTCTACGGCGATGTGCAAAAGATGGGCGGCGGGCGCTACGACACCTCCGCACTGCTGGCGCGCCTGGAGCGCTCTTGA
- a CDS encoding cupin domain-containing protein — translation MKILRNGEVDTILAPASYFTGTVFQNPIVTAPDPARVNAASVTFTPGARTNWHTHPLGQTLHVVSGSGWFQTEGEPRIDIHAGDSIWIPPGEKHWHGATDSMMMTHIAIHERDPEAGHITWLEPVDEADYLARR, via the coding sequence ATGAAGATCCTGCGCAACGGCGAAGTCGACACGATCCTCGCACCGGCGTCCTACTTTACCGGGACGGTATTTCAGAACCCGATCGTCACCGCGCCGGACCCCGCCCGCGTCAACGCCGCCTCGGTCACCTTCACACCCGGCGCGCGGACCAACTGGCACACCCACCCGCTGGGGCAGACGCTGCACGTCGTCTCCGGCAGCGGCTGGTTCCAGACCGAGGGTGAGCCCCGGATCGACATTCACGCAGGCGACAGCATCTGGATTCCGCCCGGCGAGAAGCACTGGCACGGCGCGACCGACTCCATGATGATGACGCACATCGCCATCCACGAGCGCGACCCGGAGGCCGGCCACATCACCTGGCTCGAGCCGGTCGACGAGGCGGATTACCTGGCCCGGCGCTGA
- a CDS encoding NADH:ubiquinone oxidoreductase subunit NDUFA12: MAQTPLRRLLQLFTWWNGTTWGTSWTTYLRGEEVGTDQFGNRYFQTRGAKVDPTLGHVRRWVIYTGVAEATMIPPGWYSWMHHLTDLLPEQQGYVAREWEKPHRPNPTGTPDAYRPTGSIFRPDPEAGISAGYDAWTPGEAVSK, from the coding sequence ATGGCTCAGACTCCTCTTCGCCGTTTGCTGCAGCTCTTCACCTGGTGGAACGGCACCACCTGGGGCACGTCGTGGACGACGTATCTCCGCGGTGAGGAGGTCGGGACCGATCAGTTCGGCAACCGCTATTTCCAGACGCGGGGCGCCAAGGTCGACCCGACGCTCGGCCACGTCCGCCGCTGGGTCATCTATACCGGCGTCGCCGAGGCGACGATGATCCCGCCCGGCTGGTACAGCTGGATGCACCACCTGACCGACCTGCTGCCCGAGCAGCAGGGCTACGTCGCGCGCGAGTGGGAAAAGCCCCACCGCCCGAACCCGACCGGCACGCCGGACGCCTACCGGCCGACCGGCTCCATCTTCCGGCCCGACCCGGAAGCCGGCATCTCCGCCGGCTACGACGCCTGGACCCCCGGCGAAGCCGTCTCGAAATGA
- a CDS encoding cation diffusion facilitator family transporter, translating into MAAQGNTKVIYAALFANGAIAVTKFIASAVTGSSAMFAEGVHSVVDTGNQFLLLFGIRRSKRPASAEHPFGHGKDLYFYAFMVAIMIFGAGAGFAGYEGIHKLLEPTEVSPSWINYAVLGIAFVFEAVAWTMAYRGFQASRRGRGIIETVHRSKDPTLFTVLFEDTAAMLGLIIAFFGVLATQLTGDPVYDALATCFIAVVLAVTAVFLAIETKGLLVGEAADPNVVRQLRATVTADPAVVAVGDVLTMHLGPNEILATISADFDNSISAGSVEDATARLRKTVQASFPDVSRLYIEARELKPGTASV; encoded by the coding sequence ATGGCCGCTCAAGGCAACACCAAAGTGATCTATGCGGCGCTGTTCGCCAACGGCGCGATCGCGGTGACGAAATTCATCGCGTCGGCGGTCACCGGATCGTCCGCCATGTTCGCCGAGGGCGTGCACTCCGTGGTCGACACCGGCAACCAGTTCCTGCTGCTGTTCGGCATTCGCCGCTCCAAGCGCCCCGCCTCGGCGGAGCACCCGTTCGGCCACGGCAAGGACCTATATTTCTACGCCTTCATGGTGGCGATCATGATCTTCGGCGCCGGCGCCGGGTTCGCCGGCTACGAGGGCATCCACAAGCTCCTGGAGCCGACCGAGGTCTCGCCGTCGTGGATCAACTACGCGGTGCTGGGCATCGCCTTCGTCTTCGAGGCCGTCGCCTGGACGATGGCCTATCGGGGCTTCCAGGCCTCGCGCCGCGGCCGTGGCATCATCGAGACGGTGCACCGCTCCAAGGATCCGACGCTCTTCACCGTCTTGTTCGAGGACACCGCGGCGATGCTCGGCCTGATCATCGCCTTCTTCGGCGTGCTGGCGACGCAGCTCACCGGCGATCCGGTCTACGATGCGCTGGCGACGTGCTTCATCGCCGTGGTGCTCGCGGTGACGGCGGTGTTCCTGGCGATCGAGACGAAGGGGCTCTTGGTCGGAGAGGCGGCCGATCCGAACGTGGTACGCCAGCTTCGTGCGACGGTGACGGCGGATCCGGCGGTCGTCGCGGTGGGGGATGTCCTGACCATGCACCTCGGCCCCAACGAGATCCTCGCCACGATCTCGGCCGACTTCGACAATTCGATCTCGGCCGGCTCGGTGGAGGACGCGACCGCGCGGCTGCGCAAAACCGTGCAGGCGTCCTTCCCGGACGTGTCGCGGCTCTATATCGAGGCACGCGAACTCAAGCCCGGCACCGCCTCCGTATGA
- a CDS encoding DUF502 domain-containing protein, which produces MRLLLVLVRPIITGALAVLPVLLTFLVIGWVAAYVGEFFGPESWFGYSVARLGAFVVDDNLAYLIGVAIVLASLYFLGVLVQSRLRTVWSNFFDVTIGRIPLIGTIYKTITRFVQLLDRRDDVDVKSMSPVWCFFSDERRTAVLGLMPSDQSVQIEGRDYRIVMVPTAPVPFGGGLFFLPAEWVRPADFGVEGLTNIYVSMGVTAPDYMKRIRQAADSEPQVVKPQAPAAPPAAPLPPAAGPESSGG; this is translated from the coding sequence ATGCGCCTCCTTCTCGTGCTCGTGCGCCCGATCATCACCGGGGCGCTGGCGGTGCTGCCCGTGCTGCTCACATTCCTGGTGATCGGCTGGGTCGCGGCGTACGTGGGTGAATTCTTCGGGCCGGAGTCGTGGTTCGGATACTCCGTGGCGCGGCTTGGCGCGTTCGTGGTGGACGATAACCTCGCCTACCTGATCGGCGTGGCGATCGTGCTGGCGAGCCTCTACTTCCTGGGCGTGCTGGTCCAGTCGCGCCTGCGCACGGTATGGTCGAACTTCTTCGACGTGACGATCGGACGGATCCCGCTGATCGGGACCATCTACAAGACGATAACCCGCTTCGTGCAGCTTCTGGATCGGCGGGACGACGTGGACGTCAAGTCCATGAGCCCGGTCTGGTGCTTCTTCTCCGACGAGCGGCGCACGGCCGTCCTGGGGCTGATGCCGTCCGACCAGTCGGTGCAGATCGAGGGGCGAGACTACCGCATCGTGATGGTGCCGACCGCGCCGGTGCCCTTCGGCGGCGGCCTCTTCTTCCTGCCGGCGGAGTGGGTCCGGCCGGCCGACTTCGGCGTCGAGGGATTGACGAACATCTACGTCTCCATGGGTGTGACGGCGCCGGACTACATGAAGCGCATCCGCCAAGCCGCCGACAGCGAGCCCCAGGTGGTGAAGCCCCAAGCTCCGGCCGCGCCGCCCGCCGCGCCGCTCCCGCCCGCCGCGGGCCCGGAATCGAGCGGCGGCTGA